ACATATCACAACAAAGCATTaaatttttcaccaaaaaaagcattaaattcatacctcaataaatttttatatattttatttggagGCAAACGTGTCACAACAAAGCATTaaatttttcatccaaaaaaaagcattaaattCATACCTCATTacatttctatatattttatttaggaGCAAACAtatcacaacaaatcataatacattctttaaaaaaatgaaacaaaacacaacgagacaaaataaattatacctCCATTACTTTGAAAATTGGGTTCTTTGATGGTTATGTGAACCAGATTTTGTCTCTTTACACTACAACTTTTCACTTGATTTCACTAAAAAATCACTCATAGCAACATTTGTTTGACGTCACACTGTGcacttatggcctgtttggatgttaaaaaaaggagggggagtagagtagaagGAAGGAGAGTAATTCATTTACTTTGtttagaagttttttaaggaaggagggggagggatttggaggggtttggaggggtttcaactacctccaacccctcatttttaattcccccaaattggagagatttggagggagagtaaaacacataaattattaaatatgtaaattacctaatttacccttattatattaaaaaaattacaaggcaTATTTTAACGTTAAAATAAAACACTGTAACCCACAAGGTCTCAGTTCTCTCAAGCTCTCTGTGTTCTCTGTGTTCTCTCAAGCTCTCTCGGCGCTCAAGCTCTCTCGGCTCTCTCAGCTTACactggctctctctctctctctcaacttctTCACTGTTCTCTCTCACGCCTAGCATTCTCTCACAAAGGTaaactctatttttaatttctatttcatGGGTTTCTTTTAAGTTGAATCAAATAACTATGTtcttaaaattgtgattttattgGGTAATTTCTTACTAATTGTGATTTTATGGGGTAATAACATGTTATTTGTGGGTGGGTTTCGGATTTGAgggcttttttttcttaaattttaaagtttcaaaatattgCTCATAacgtgtttgataaaatgcttgAGTGAGTCTAGATTGTGAACTTgcataaatttgtatattttggcTATGGATCTATGtttcttgttgatttttattgggtaatttcttgttttttgtgaAGGGGTTTCTGATTTGggtaatttcttgtttttttgtttttttttttttttttgtgatgattTGCCTAATATGTTTGTTAATGATTTGCCTCAAATTAAAAAGTGGCATGTTTTAATCATTGAGATAGACGACAATCActaccattttttcttttttctttttttaattcttttgaatGATAATTTTGGGTGCGAATGTAGCTCAGTTTGTGGTGCGAATGTATGTTCTAGTTCTGTTTAGAAACCAAGATATCTCATCAATAGTACTGGGTGTAGGGGTATGTAGCTCACTTTGTAGTGCGAATGTCATGTTCTAGTTCTGTTTAGAAACAGGATATCTCATCAACCAGTTAAGGGATTCATAGATCAATTTACTTGaatgaatataattttcttCCCAGTTTCATATGCATGTCAAGAAGGGAAGTCCATGCTAATGACCATTTATCTGCCTTGGCTTCTTGACTAGACTTGTCCCTTTTACTGTATTTttccctaaaagcttacattaCATTGGTAATGTCTCACACTGGGCTTGCAGAAAGAGTCAACATGTGactatcaatatatatttgcaaaatgaggaataactaaaaatagcaatttcaAGAGCATGCTTTGATAAGGTAGATTTGCTTTTTCAACTTAATCTGTTATACTTGTTAGATGAGTTGTGTTCTTCATAACATACTGGGCTTGGCTCAAGATAGGAGgcattttatataaatacacTTATGCACCAAACCTTAAGCTGCTCGCCTGCCTATGGTCAAAGCCAATATTCATAGTTATGGGTCCTCCAATAAGCAACGGATTGTTGTAGTAGAGTTTAAGGTTGACTTTGTAATAAAAGGGATTACAGGGGAAGATAACAAAATTATTCCTCTTGGATTTGAGCAATGTTGCTGGGTGGCAAAAACAGTTTAGGGCATAAATGAATCTGCTAAGCCAGCTTACCCATTATGCCTTATGACTGTGCTCATTCAAAAACATATTGAGCAATGTAAGAAAGACAAACTCGAAAGGTAACTTCCCAAGACCACCTGCCCTGCTATACAACTACCTAATGCCTTTCCAAAGATCCACTCCATAAGAAGAAGTCCCTAACCTACTAAAATATTCATGCCCCCTCTCCatatttcttctttatctcAAGCCTACAAAGCCCTTTccagaaaatttttcaaaagccaTTACTTTGGAAGAACTTGATGAAACACTCCTAACCTACTGGAGCACAAACGCCACAACCTATTAAATAGAGATGGCATATGTGAAGATCTACTATACCCATAAACCCATATACCCACACATGCATGCACTCAATGTTAGAATACCGGTTATATGAttgaattcaccatttcctaataaCTTAAAATGGCTATGaagttgtttcttttatttgattttagttttagtCATTACTATAACCATGAAGTGGCATTTCACTAGCAAGCCAAATACTTTCTAAgttttatattcttatataataGATTACACAAAACACATTGAATTGTAATAGCTTagtgtttttatgcatattatgGATTGTAATAGCGTTTCTGTCATGGGATAATTTTATTAGATGGATAGACAAGAGAATAAAAGGAGACGTGTATTGCAAATTTGGGAATGGAGACGTGGATTATGGGATTGGGAATGGAGACGTCGAATGACAATTGCTTATGTAGTTTGTCTTGTTGCCTATTGGTTAATACTTCGAAGGAGGCCTCAAAGGAGACAAGTAACTTACTCAATTAGTAGTTTGAGTTTAGAAAGACGAAGTGTTCGCGATGAACTAATGAGAGagataattgaaaataaaaagtgtcGTGATATTATACGCATGGGGCCTGGAGCTTTTTTAGATTTGTGTGACATGCTACGTAAAGAAGGTGGCCTCCAACCAACACAACGAGCAACGATTGAAGAACAAGTTGCCAAATTTCTTTACATATTATCACATGGTGTAAAGCATCGggaaatatctttttttttccgtCGCTCTGGTGAGACTATAAACCGTCATTTCCATCAAGTGTTAAGATCTGTGATACAACTAGAAGAGAAGTTTCTGAAACAACCTGATGGATCTCAAACTTCAGTAGAAATACTCAACAGTTCTAGGTTCTTcccatattttaaggtaaaaaaaaaaatatatattatactcTAATAGCTTAATTGTGGtatatataaagattttaatatatagaagtAAGTGCTCAACAATTTTAGTTCTTCCCATGTCAGGATTGCATTGGGGCAATTGATGGAACGCACATTCGGGCAAAAGTTCCTATTGAAGATGCACCAAGATATCGTGGTAGAAAGGACTACCCAACACAAAATGTGCTAGCGGCATGtacatttgatttaaaatttacatATGTTTTGCCTGGATGGGAAGGAACTGCGTCAGActcaagaattttaaaaaatgcatTAAGTAGACGAGATAAGCTAAAAGTCCCCCAAGGTAattttgttagaaaaaaaaaaaaaatatatatatatatatatagccattAGTGTATAACAACATAATGAAGCATATCATTCCTATAGGCAAATATTACCTTGTTGATGCTGGATTCATGTTGAGGAGCACGCTTCTTGCACCTTATAGAGGAGTTCGTTATCACTTAAAAGAGTATTCAAGAAATCCACCACAAAATGCTAAAGAGTTATTCAACCTTCGACATTCATCCTTACGCAATGCGATTGAAAGAGCATTTGGAGTCTTGAAGAAAAGATTTCCTATAATAGCAAGCTCAAATGAACCATCTTACGGAGTtccaacccagaaaaaaataattttagcatGTTGCATTTTGCACAATTACTTGATTGGTGCAGACCCGGATGATAGAATTCTTCATGAGGTGGATGAAGAAATTTTAAACAATCCTGAACCCCATGAACAGCTTGGTgcgcaaagagagagaaataatgaTGATGTTGCCCAAGGAGAGATTTTAAGAAACTTAATAGCAACTGATATGTGGAGGGATTATACATCCAATCCAACTTGATGTTATTctaaatttaataattgtaGACAAATGTTTCTAGTGAATTTGGAACTATATCTTTGTTTTAATGGGCTGATTCTCTTtagaattgttttattatttaattttccttttatggACTTATCATTTTGTATATGATACATTTAATTTGCTTGGGATAAACTATTGAATGAGTTTTGATTGTGACTTGAGAACGTGTTTCTTCCTGTGATGTTTGTGTGAGACTTTCCTCTTTAGTATACAAAATGAATTATTCCTCTATATTGTCCTTTAAGTTGCATTGGCAACTTTTTGCTTTCGACTTGCTTATGTTTGCCTACTTAGTTGTGTTGGTAAAATGAGCTTTTATTATTTCAACCATGGATAATGtgtaaatatatttatttgctcaaatatttttttataggttcAAATATGTCAGAAAAAAGGACTATTGATGATGTGGTTAAGAAAGATAGAGAATATTGGACAGCTGTTATGGATGATGCACTTATTGATGCACTCTTGCATCAACATCATCTAGGTAACAGAAATGGTTCAGTCTTCACCACACATGCCTATGACAATATTGTGAAGGAATTGCgagaaaaatttgaaaaaccaatAGACAAGCAAAAGGTGAAAAATCGCATTAAAACCATTAAGTATAATTGGTCAGACTGTTATGATGTATTTAAGAATGGATTGAGTGGTTTTGCTTGGAGTCCAATCACCAAAATGTGGAGTGCTGAACCGGAAGTTTGGGAAAGTCTAATCCAGGTTTGTCACTCATACTCTAGGAGTTCAAGACTGTTCTTATTCAATTCCCTgtttaattattaattcaatGATCAAAATTTCTCACTTCTCATCAATTATCCTTTTAATCTAAGTGAAAATTTATCAATAGTTTCCTAGGAAATTTCTCTTTCATATTCTTCTTTGTATATAGTATTAATGCAATGATTATGACAACCCGATCCCATTTCAAAGATTATCCTTTTAATTTAAtggtatatactatatattattttctcctGATTCGTCTTTGAGAGTGATTTTCAAGAGCATCTTTGTGAGAGAGCTCCAATATTACCCTGCCCTGTtcatttccttttctctttggTTTAGTTGTCAAGGTATATACTTTATATAACACATGGTACACTTTGCCCTGCTCGATCAGTTCCTATGTCACAGGATGGGTtgagtttaaaaattcaaacaattAGATGGCTGGGAAAACAAATGAGTGGAATTAATGTCAATGGTCTTTGATTCAAATGGTGTTAGTACTTAGTAATCATGGCAGGGGAAAGTCACTAACAAAATAATAGATTTTCTGTTCTTtacctattttttttaattggtcaGACAAATATATTTctaatgattaataaaattaatagctTTGTGTGTAAtgggtttattttgttgtcattttttaACAGGCTAAACCTAAAGCAAAAGAGCTTAAGAACAAACCAATTCCAAACTACGACAAATTGGTTGAGCTTTATGGAAAAGATAGAGCAACTGGGGAACAATCTGAAACTGCATTAGAGATGAGGCAACGGTGGGCTACTTCAACTGGAGAGGGCTCTATGGAGAACATTGAAGATATTGATCATTTAGTTGCTCAAAATGAAGTTACTTTGGAGAGCTGTGATAATGTGGGTGATAATAATGTGGGTGAAGCCTCCTCAAaagccaaaaagagaaaaacatcaAAAAATGAGGACATGGAACAAATTATGGGAGCAATTCAAGATGTTGCTTTAGCAATGAGAGaaggaaatttaatttttgagagGAGCTTGGCACGTCTTCCCATTCCTGAGCAAGACGTGTTCCATCTCTTGGATGAGATAGGAATTGATTCTAGATTGCGAATGAGGGCTTATCTCTATCTTATTAAGAATCTAGATATGTTGAGAGCTTTTATTGGCTATCCAGTGGAGGAGCGCAAGGAGCTATTGTTCACAATGATGTCTAGTCCTTAAATTTCTCTAACAGTTAGGCAAGTAATGTTCCAAGACAATTTTAGCTTCTAAAAACCTTTTCAATTGACCATTAAACTGTAAACTCTTgggattaatttttctttgacactagcttgtgtttatttttagtttttctttctaaaacaaGTATGTTGACAATTACAGATATGGTCATAGCTCATTGTAACAGTGTCCTTTTTCAATGGCTTGAAAACTTTGTCTGCTTACATTCATTTTTATGCTTTTCACTTCTTAGTTGTCAGGCATGATACAATGTCATATGAGGCCTTTGATTCAAAAATTGGCTGTACTGCCAATGCTCACCTGCTCCATCTCCCCCACCCctcttatataattatatatcaaatttgattatattagAGCTGTAGGCATATTCGATTTGTGAGAGATGACTTCATTCGGCACAACAGCATAGCATTCTATTTAAATGGCGATAAGAATATTCGATTTGTAAGAGATGACTTAATTCGGCACAATAGAGATATTAGAGATATATCAAGTCCATATTCTAGGCCGAAGCTCATATACGAGTTTTTAGCTcaaattgatttcttttcttttgcctCTTGCATGGTTCTAtatgaagaagaaataaagGCATGTAAAGCTATCAAGcagcaaataataaataagggAAATCAGGCACACTATATGACAGAGAGGTACTCCCAATTTTTTTGACGAAAAGATTTGTAGTTGTTACTCTCAGTCTCATTTTTTAAAGGAAGGTGATCATCTTTCAAGTGTAAATTTGGACTCAATTAATCATGGTTCTATGGAGAACTTCTTGTGGACTAGAAACAAAGTTGAAGCAaggaaattaatttttagtaaatGATTCTTCCAATGAGTTGATACACAACACCAGGGGCCCAGTGTATTCAAGTCCCCAAAAGAATTTCTGCTTCAGTTCTGTACTCTCAAAagtttttctaaaatattatttgttgatAAATCCACCAAGAATCAATATTGgttacaacaattttttatcaAACTACCAAACCCATGGGATGAGATGCACAGAAAAGGTTATCTGGAATTTCTAATTTGCCAAggcatgatattttttattaaccaaAACTCTTTATGCTTCAATGTCATTGTAAGCCCTTGCCGTAATATTCAACCTGGTGGGATGGCTGTGATTATTGAGATAgtcaaaattcaatattttgttgatttttttagtaaacaaacaaaccaaacattttttttcctattttaattattatcaattaaagatggtttttttttaatataataaaaaagtagaaaaaatatttaatcatatactaatgttgattatttaattcacataaaaaaattatcaaaaaaaaaatatatactaacaaattaatcataaatcaatgttgcaagttcattttcaaataggggtaaatttgtctattttaatcatttcctctcctctccatcctaattttgaaaacatccaaacaaggggaagggctaattactcccttcccccttactaattttaaaaacatccaaataaggtggagggaaatcattcccctctactctcctccctctcaaaacttccaaacaggccattattTTTTGTCGGCACCAAAGAGTAAGACTTGTGGCttgttttttttgagaattaacgTTGGGGACTTCAAGAGTGTGCTGCCATTGTTGATGAGCTGTCCTATTCAAATTATGTCAGCACTTTCATCTGACCTGTTTTGTTCTTATTGGCTGGGACTACAAGGTCAGCTTGGTGACCTTGTAGTCCGGGACTAGGTAACGTAGATAACATTGTTTAGCTTACTTTTtatgttatataataaatatatttgagTAAAAGTaatcttttcattttgtttagcTTACTTTTTCAAAAGCATTTTTCAACTAACTTCCTGTTCGTTTTTTCTCTGTTCGACCTCTCCTTACCTTTTATGGTAACATGCTTAATTAATAGGTTTTATGATACTGGATGTTGTCTTATTACTTGTTCATTAAGATTATCTAAGCCTACTAGAAGAGTGCAAATGCACATGGAACATTGCACATGCGCTTGTACCGTTGGGCCAGCATTGGTCatctaaaaaattttgggtacaACCAGACATCCACAAGCAACTACAATATGCTGGCATGCTAGACGCATCACATCATGGCCCCACTTCATTTTCACATAAATAAATGTGCAATTTTTTTGTAATCAGCAATCTGATGCGTGATAGCACAGCACCTGTACATAATGTTGTACTAGCCTTCGTGAATCGTCATATCAAGTCAATTCAAGACATCCAATATCGAACCTCGAAGATGACAAAGACTTATGTACTATCAAGCTTTTACCGAATAGAGATAAACCACCAATTACTGTGAACTCAATGGGCTTTAATTAGCACTCCTTTTAatcattgagaaaaaaattacagGTTAATACGTAAGTGATAAAAAATCACTTATTGTCGGTTAAGACGGAGCTGTTacaaaaagttgtgaaatagCTCATGGTCTTGGAACCATTTTAATGAGTAAGGCAAAAGCTGACTTTGAAAAATTAATCCATGTGGTTTGACTCATTTGCAGCTTGTCCAtatcttatttaaaatttaacactTTGTCTATTTGAGAGCTCCTTCGTTAGTCTTCTGCTATTCACCTATGTTAAAAACACCTTTTTAAgactaaaacaaatttaaaatgaatCAAAGAGTtagagtttaaatttttttcaaaaaaggatGAATATTACAAATGAAATTCCAAACAATTACAAatcaaattatttgaaattaaaacttATACAAATCAAATGTCTACATATCACAACAAATACAAGACAATACAACACaagattggagagagagagctcagAGATATCaataaacataaaacaaaagttCCACCATGGGTATGGATTTGGTTTAGAATGAAGAGCGAGGAGGAAAGGGAGCGAAGCTTGAGGTCATAGGCTCAGTGTAGACAGTAGATCAGAGAAAGCAGAGAAGGTTTAAGAGAGAAATCGTTAGCCATGGAGATCGGTGAATCTTGGGCCATGGAGATCAATGAAAGCAGAGATGGCCATGGCTCCAGTGAAGCTTTGGCCATGGAGATTGGTGGTGGATCAGCTCCCCCTCTGTCTATCTCTCTTTGAGCTGCTGCTTGTGTGCCTAAAAGTgtagtatttttgaaatttaa
This genomic stretch from Quercus robur chromosome 4, dhQueRobu3.1, whole genome shotgun sequence harbors:
- the LOC126720527 gene encoding uncharacterized protein LOC126720527 isoform X1, whose protein sequence is MDRQENKRRRVLQIWEWRRGLWDWEWRRRMTIAYVVCLVAYWLILRRRPQRRQVTYSISSLSLERRSVRDELMREIIENKKCRDIIRMGPGAFLDLCDMLRKEGGLQPTQRATIEEQVAKFLYILSHGVKHREISFFFRRSGETINRHFHQVLRSVIQLEEKFLKQPDGSQTSVEILNSSRFFPYFKDCIGAIDGTHIRAKVPIEDAPRYRGRKDYPTQNVLAACTFDLKFTYVLPGWEGTASDSRILKNALSRRDKLKVPQGKYYLVDAGFMLRSTLLAPYRGVRYHLKEYSRNPPQNAKELFNLRHSSLRNAIERAFGVLKKRFPIIASSNEPSYGVPTQKKIILACCILHNYLIGADPDDRILHEVDEEILNNPEPHEQLGAQRERNNDDVAQGEILRNLIATDMWRDYTSNPT
- the LOC126720527 gene encoding uncharacterized protein LOC126720527 isoform X2, producing the protein MSEKRTIDDVVKKDREYWTAVMDDALIDALLHQHHLGNRNGSVFTTHAYDNIVKELREKFEKPIDKQKVKNRIKTIKYNWSDCYDVFKNGLSGFAWSPITKMWSAEPEVWESLIQAKPKAKELKNKPIPNYDKLVELYGKDRATGEQSETALEMRQRWATSTGEGSMENIEDIDHLVAQNEVTLESCDNVGDNNVGEASSKAKKRKTSKNEDMEQIMGAIQDVALAMREGNLIFERSLARLPIPEQDVFHLLDEIGIDSRLRMRAYLYLIKNLDMLRAFIGYPVEERKELLFTMMSSP